The DNA region ACACTGGAGAGCAGAGGGGGAGTAATGCCGGAGATTTGCAACTTCATACCACAAGTTGAGCATGTTTTCGTTTATATTAGTGCCGGAGAAGATCAACTGTATCCCTGCATCACAGGCTGCTGTCGGAATTCTTGATCACGCAGTCGATGTGGTTGAATGAGCTCCCCTCGCACGAACCACATTCAACTTTCTTCCTGTACTAGTTCTGCAGGCTGCCCTTCTGGAACTCAAGAAGCTGCCATCACGAAAACGGGttgaacaagatttgatttcTCATGGTGAAGCTGGTTGCAATGTGCGTTGATGGTAAGCAGAGAAATCTCATCGTCCTTCAGCCTAAAAAGCACGAGCTGTGCACATTTGTGACTTCTGCTTTGTTTCTACCTATTTTCTTGGTTTTATTGGGACTGATAAAAACCTAAATCCGTAGTTTCCTCTGTCTCAACTGACAGTAGAAAATTAAGACACAAATTAATATGTGGACAAGTATGCATGTGTGTGTGCAAGGTTTGCATCTCTGCATCAAATACATTCCTCAGACTTTGTGGGATAATGCTTAGGTTGCTAATACAATATCAAATGTACAACGTAGAAATCTCATAAGAGGCCACTGAATGAGCTACTCAGATCGGAGTAGAGGCCGTAGAGGGAGTACTGCCGGAGATTTGCCACCTCGTACCACGAGTTGAGCACGTTGTAGTTCTTATCAGTGCCGGAGAAGGCCAACTGTATCCCTACATCACAAGCGATAGAGCCTCCGTTGCTTCTACAGCTGGACTTCTTGACCGCGCAGTCTGTGTTGTTGAGGCACATGACCGAGCTCCCGCTGCACGACCCACACCCGAATTTCTTCCAGTACAAATTCTGCAGGGTGCCCTTTTGGAACTCAAGAACCTGCCAACATCAAATATCCACTTCAAACAACATTTTCAAACAAACTACCAACGcggcctttaaatttatgttcatttatcAATTAAGAAAGAAAGATCGTTACCACGGTGAAGCTGGTGACGATGTAATTGGCGTCAGCGACGAATATAGGGATGGATCGAGCTGCATACTTTCGTCCAGCAAAAGCCACCATATAGCCTCCTAATTTGCTCTGAATAACAattgaatataactaatttgaTCACAAAACAAACATAACTGCTACAAATGAATGATGAATCAATGCAAAAGCCACCATATAACCTCTTAATTTGCTCTGAATAACAATTGCAGATAACTAatttaatcacaaaacaaacataACTGCtacaaatggatgatgaatcaATGCAAAAGCCACCTATAACCTCCTAATTTGCTTTGAATAACAATTGCAGATAACTAATTTGATCACAAAACAAACATAACTGCtacaaatggatgatgaatgaaTGCAAAAGCCACCTATAACCTCCTAATTTGCTCTGAACAACAATTGAAGATACCTAATTTGATCACAAAACAAACATAATTGCTACAAATGAATGATGAATCAATCATACATAAGTTAACGAAGGCTCACAGGATCGAAGGTGGTGCTGTTGATGGTAAGCAGAGTGATCTCATCAACCTTGGGCCTGAAAACAGAGAGCTCAGCACCGTTGATGGCGAGGGAGAGGCGAGAATCGCAGGGGGAAAGCTGAATGTCGTAGAAGAAGAAATTGTTCCTTGAAGAAAACGCGAGGCCAAAGGTGAATCCGTCGTGTTTCTGAACTTTTGTGTCCGTACATGGGCTGA from Salvia splendens isolate huo1 chromosome 9, SspV2, whole genome shotgun sequence includes:
- the LOC121748323 gene encoding uncharacterized protein LOC121748323, translated to MNPNPATMAAAWMMIAALALMAMIPAYAGDTNPVFSPCTDTKVQKHDGFTFGLAFSSRNNFFFYDIQLSPCDSRLSLAINGAELSVFRPKVDEITLLTINSTTFDPSKLGGYMVAFAGRKYAARSIPIFVADANYIVTSFTVVLEFQKGTLQNLYWKKFGCGSCSGSSVMCLNNTDCAVKKSSCRSNGGSIACDVGIQLAFSGTDKNYNVLNSWYEVANLRQYSLYGLYSDLSSSFSGLL